A genomic segment from Neobacillus sp. YX16 encodes:
- a CDS encoding glucose-1-phosphate adenylyltransferase — protein sequence MGKKKCVAMLLAGGKGSRLNSLTKDLAKPAVPFGGKYRIIDFPLSNCANSGIDTVGVLTQYQPLLLNSYIGIGSAWDLDRKDGGVTVLPPYAETSEVKWYTGTASAIYQNLNYLKQYQPEYVLILSGDHIYKMNYESMLEYHIEKRADVTISLIEVPWAEASRFGIMNTNEDLRITEFEEKPAEPKNNLASMGIYIFSWNVLKEYLEMDARNTKSSHDFGKDIIPSLLEENKKLYAYPFKGYWKDVGTVKSLWEANMDLLNDECDLDLFDHDWRIYSVNPNQPPQYISPEAIVKESLINEGCTIEGEIDNSVLFQGVSVGKGSIIKESVIMPDAVIGENVKIEKAIVPSDAVIPDGTVIRSFDDEIILVTEEMLSGLHPAL from the coding sequence ATGGGAAAGAAAAAGTGCGTGGCAATGCTATTGGCAGGAGGGAAAGGAAGCAGACTTAACTCACTTACGAAGGATTTGGCAAAGCCTGCTGTTCCTTTTGGAGGAAAGTACAGAATCATTGATTTTCCATTAAGCAATTGTGCTAATTCAGGGATTGATACAGTGGGTGTCTTAACACAGTATCAACCGTTGCTATTAAATTCGTATATAGGTATCGGCAGTGCATGGGATCTAGACCGAAAAGATGGAGGGGTAACCGTTTTACCCCCATATGCTGAGACTTCTGAGGTAAAGTGGTATACCGGAACCGCGAGTGCTATTTATCAAAACCTAAATTATTTAAAGCAATACCAGCCTGAATATGTACTCATTCTCTCAGGTGACCACATTTACAAAATGAATTATGAGAGTATGCTTGAATATCATATTGAGAAAAGAGCAGATGTAACAATCTCTTTAATAGAAGTCCCTTGGGCGGAAGCAAGCCGATTTGGGATTATGAATACAAACGAGGATTTAAGAATAACAGAGTTTGAGGAAAAGCCAGCAGAGCCTAAAAATAATTTAGCTTCCATGGGCATCTATATTTTCAGTTGGAATGTCCTAAAAGAGTATTTAGAAATGGACGCTAGAAATACAAAATCTTCACATGATTTTGGTAAAGACATCATTCCTTCGCTGTTAGAAGAAAATAAGAAGCTTTATGCCTATCCTTTCAAGGGATATTGGAAGGATGTAGGTACAGTTAAGAGTCTTTGGGAAGCAAATATGGATCTATTAAATGATGAATGTGATTTAGACCTGTTTGATCATGATTGGAGAATTTATTCTGTAAACCCTAATCAACCTCCTCAGTATATCTCTCCTGAGGCCATTGTGAAGGAATCTCTCATTAATGAGGGCTGTACCATTGAAGGGGAAATAGATAATTCTGTTTTATTCCAAGGCGTTAGCGTCGGTAAAGGATCCATCATAAAGGAATCGGTCATCATGCCTGACGCGGTAATTGGTGAGAACGTTAAGATTGAAAAAGCAATTGTTCCAAGTGACGCTGTCATTCCAGATGGAACCGTGATTCGTTCATTTGATGATGAAATTATTCTTGTTACAGAAGAAATGTTAAGTGGGTTACATCCTGCTTTATAA
- the glgB gene encoding 1,4-alpha-glucan branching protein GlgB, translated as MAVNTLYPTDYQLHLFHEGNLFQSHQLFGAHVFKESDKVYTRFCVWAPNAKEVRLVGNFNSWNGEGYDLHRVNNEGVWIIVIDQDLSGYLYKYEITTTQNEKILKADPYAFYSELRPNTASIVYSLKSYDWQDNHWMYRKQKRNTLSEPQVIYEVHFGSWKKHENGDFLTYREMAAELIPYVLEHGFTHVELLPLIEHPYDGSWGYQGTGYFSTTSRYGTPKDFMYFVDQCHQNGIGVILDWVPGHFCKDSHGLYRFDGSHIYSYETESDRENKVWGTANFDLGKGEVQSFLISNAFFWIDYFHIDGFRMDAVANIIYWPNSADNQENPFGIEFLKKLNVEVHEYDPTFVMIGEDSTDFPNVTSPVHYGGLGFDYKWNMGWMNDMLKYMETPPFARPSVHTKVTFSLLYAFSENFMLPFSHDEVVHGKKSLLDKMPGDYWEKFAQLRLLLGYMFAHPGKKLLFMGFELGQFSEWKDKEQLDWNLLDYEMHQNVNHYVKQLTKIYKRSKALYELDHKHDGFEWIDCNNESQSVFSFIRKGETENDYLIIICNFTGVHYPEYKIGVPYQSEFREILNSDHQDFGGAGLVNKKTFIAEEEPFHGKPYSVNVTIPPFGIQIIRPVKKRKERKGNGKEKVRGNAIGRRERKQT; from the coding sequence ATGGCAGTGAATACTTTATATCCAACAGACTATCAGTTGCATTTATTTCATGAGGGAAACCTTTTTCAAAGTCATCAGCTTTTTGGAGCACACGTGTTTAAAGAATCAGACAAAGTCTATACAAGATTTTGTGTATGGGCTCCAAATGCTAAAGAAGTCAGGTTAGTCGGTAATTTCAATAGCTGGAATGGAGAAGGTTACGATTTACATAGGGTAAACAATGAAGGTGTTTGGATTATAGTCATTGATCAAGACCTGAGTGGTTACCTCTATAAATATGAAATAACAACAACGCAAAATGAAAAAATTTTAAAAGCAGATCCATATGCCTTCTATTCCGAACTAAGGCCAAATACTGCTTCAATCGTTTATTCTCTGAAAAGTTATGATTGGCAGGATAACCATTGGATGTATCGGAAACAAAAAAGGAACACCTTGTCTGAGCCGCAGGTAATTTATGAAGTTCATTTTGGATCTTGGAAGAAACATGAAAATGGCGATTTTTTAACATATAGGGAAATGGCAGCAGAACTCATTCCTTATGTGCTTGAACATGGATTTACTCATGTTGAATTATTACCTCTTATTGAACACCCCTATGACGGTTCTTGGGGATATCAAGGAACTGGATACTTTTCCACAACCTCTCGCTATGGCACACCAAAGGACTTCATGTACTTTGTGGATCAATGTCATCAGAATGGCATTGGCGTTATTCTTGATTGGGTGCCTGGTCACTTTTGTAAGGATTCACATGGGTTATATCGTTTTGATGGCTCACATATTTATTCCTACGAAACTGAGAGTGACAGGGAAAACAAAGTTTGGGGCACAGCAAACTTTGACCTCGGAAAAGGTGAGGTTCAAAGCTTCCTCATCTCAAACGCCTTTTTTTGGATAGATTATTTTCATATTGATGGATTTAGGATGGACGCTGTTGCTAATATCATTTATTGGCCAAATTCAGCCGACAACCAAGAAAATCCATTTGGAATCGAGTTTCTAAAAAAGCTAAATGTTGAAGTACATGAATATGATCCAACCTTTGTCATGATTGGAGAAGATTCAACAGACTTTCCTAATGTTACCTCGCCTGTCCATTATGGTGGATTAGGCTTCGATTATAAATGGAATATGGGCTGGATGAATGACATGCTAAAATACATGGAAACTCCACCTTTTGCACGTCCAAGTGTTCATACAAAAGTGACTTTTTCGCTTCTTTATGCATTTTCAGAAAACTTTATGCTCCCATTTTCACATGATGAAGTGGTCCATGGCAAAAAGTCATTATTGGATAAAATGCCCGGAGATTATTGGGAAAAGTTCGCGCAGCTCCGCTTACTTCTAGGGTACATGTTTGCACATCCTGGGAAGAAATTATTGTTTATGGGCTTTGAGCTTGGTCAGTTTTCAGAATGGAAAGATAAAGAACAATTAGATTGGAATTTATTAGATTATGAAATGCATCAAAATGTAAATCACTATGTTAAGCAGTTAACTAAAATTTACAAACGCTCCAAAGCCCTTTATGAGCTTGACCATAAGCACGATGGATTTGAATGGATTGACTGTAATAACGAAAGCCAATCAGTCTTTTCTTTTATTAGGAAAGGTGAGACGGAAAATGATTATTTAATCATTATATGTAATTTTACAGGCGTTCACTATCCGGAATATAAAATAGGCGTACCGTATCAAAGTGAGTTTAGGGAAATTTTAAATAGTGACCATCAAGACTTTGGCGGCGCTGGACTTGTGAATAAGAAAACATTTATTGCTGAAGAAGAGCCATTTCATGGTAAACCATATTCCGTTAATGTGACGATTCCGCCCTTTGGCATTCAGATCATACGACCGGTGAAAAAACGAAAGGAGAGAAAAGGTAATGGGAAAGAAAAAGTGCGTGGCAATGCTATTGGCAGGAGGGAAAGGAAGCAGACTTAA